Proteins encoded in a region of the Streptomyces sp. NBC_01298 genome:
- a CDS encoding PAS domain S-box protein: MTTTTEEPFRALLEAAPDAMVIVDDAGVIRLVNAQTEALFGYPRQELLGRPIDVLVPERFRGLHPHHRLGYAASRQVRPMGAGLELYGLCRDGREFPVEISLSPLQTADGLLISAAVRDVSERKAAEELFRALLEAAPDAMVIVDDRGTIQLVNAQTEALFGHTRADLLGRPVEILVPERFRGHHSHFRQGYFVDRQVRPMGAGLELHGLCRDGREFPVEISLSPLETPDGTLVSAAIRDVSDRKAAEDKLAELYEQQRHVALTLQRSLMGSPAAVPGMPTASRYFPARQGAGVGGDWFDLIPLGGGRVGVMIGDVMGRGLEAAAVMGQLRSASHALAKTGMPPWQLMRALDAVVSELPDQFVTCCYLVVDADAAELTVCSAGHLPLLLAAPDGQVSRLDVDVSVPLGVGEVPHHESRHTVEPGSVLALYTDGLVETPGSDIEEQVDRLSLALAKTCAKVEGLEVMADWLLGEMLPDADADHYADDVTLLLVHLPDSPVTSQSVVLPAQPSSVGAGRRFLRSTLGAWGRSDDQLCETACLLASELLSNAVNHSCGPVRLRVRQAARELSVEVCDGSPVLPQARFASHDAESGRGLLLVDSLAEAWGTLPTAEGKAVWFSLPLPASARGWEKPSTLHHSDGIGRMSQR, encoded by the coding sequence ATGACGACAACGACCGAGGAACCCTTCCGAGCCCTGCTGGAAGCGGCACCGGACGCGATGGTGATCGTGGACGACGCGGGTGTGATCCGGCTGGTGAACGCCCAGACGGAGGCGCTGTTCGGTTACCCGAGGCAGGAGCTGCTCGGCCGGCCCATCGACGTCCTGGTACCCGAGCGTTTCCGGGGGCTCCACCCGCACCACCGGCTCGGGTACGCGGCCAGCCGTCAGGTCCGGCCCATGGGGGCGGGCCTGGAGCTGTACGGCCTGTGCCGGGACGGGCGCGAGTTCCCCGTCGAGATCAGCCTCAGTCCCTTGCAGACCGCCGACGGCCTGCTCATCTCCGCGGCCGTACGCGATGTGAGCGAACGAAAGGCCGCTGAAGAGCTGTTCCGGGCACTCCTGGAAGCCGCCCCCGACGCGATGGTCATCGTTGACGACCGCGGCACCATCCAACTCGTCAACGCCCAGACAGAAGCGCTCTTCGGCCACACTCGGGCAGATCTCCTGGGCCGGCCCGTCGAGATCCTCGTCCCGGAGAGGTTCCGCGGTCACCACTCCCACTTCCGGCAGGGCTACTTCGTCGACCGCCAGGTCAGACCCATGGGCGCCGGACTGGAACTGCACGGCCTGTGCCGGGACGGGCGAGAGTTCCCCGTCGAGATCAGCCTCAGCCCCCTGGAAACCCCGGACGGCACGCTCGTATCGGCGGCCATCCGAGACGTGAGCGACCGCAAGGCCGCCGAGGACAAGCTCGCCGAACTCTACGAACAGCAGCGCCACGTCGCCCTCACCTTGCAGCGCAGTCTCATGGGATCACCGGCGGCGGTCCCGGGGATGCCGACGGCGAGCCGGTACTTTCCGGCTCGCCAGGGGGCGGGTGTGGGCGGCGACTGGTTCGACCTGATCCCCCTGGGCGGTGGCCGGGTCGGTGTCATGATCGGCGACGTCATGGGCCGCGGGCTGGAGGCCGCCGCCGTCATGGGTCAGCTCCGCTCGGCCTCACACGCGCTGGCCAAGACCGGCATGCCGCCCTGGCAGCTGATGCGCGCCCTCGACGCCGTGGTCAGCGAACTCCCGGATCAGTTCGTCACCTGCTGCTACCTGGTCGTCGACGCGGACGCGGCAGAGCTGACCGTCTGCTCGGCCGGGCACCTCCCCTTGCTCCTCGCTGCCCCCGACGGCCAGGTGAGCCGACTCGATGTCGATGTCAGCGTGCCGCTCGGTGTCGGCGAAGTTCCACACCACGAGAGCCGCCACACCGTGGAACCCGGCTCGGTCCTCGCCCTCTACACCGACGGACTGGTCGAAACCCCGGGCAGTGACATCGAGGAACAAGTCGACCGCCTGTCCCTGGCACTGGCCAAGACCTGCGCCAAGGTCGAAGGTCTGGAAGTGATGGCCGACTGGCTCCTCGGCGAGATGCTTCCGGACGCCGACGCCGACCACTACGCGGACGACGTCACCTTGCTCCTCGTCCACCTCCCCGATTCGCCCGTGACCTCGCAGAGCGTGGTGCTGCCCGCCCAGCCCAGCAGCGTCGGCGCGGGCCGCCGCTTCCTGCGTTCCACCCTCGGGGCCTGGGGGAGGAGCGACGACCAGCTGTGCGAGACCGCGTGCCTGCTCGCGTCGGAACTCCTCTCCAACGCGGTGAACCACAGCTGCGGCCCGGTCAGGCTTCGAGTCCGCCAGGCGGCGCGCGAACTCAGCGTCGAAGTGTGCGACGGAAGCCCCGTACTCCCGCAGGCCCGGTTCGCCTCGCACGACGCCGAATCCGGACGGGGACTGCTGTTGGTCGACTCCCTCGCCGAGGCCTGGGGCACCCTGCCCACGGCCGAGGGCAAAGCCGTCTGGTTCTCCCTTCCCCTGCCCGCATCGGCGAGAGGCTGGGAGAAGCCCTCCACGCTTCACCACTCGGACGGAATCGGACGCATGAGCCAGAGGTGA
- a CDS encoding Nramp family divalent metal transporter, with product MADTTRTDTVGSENHAPRKASWRSVGPGIVVAATGVGAGDLVATLLAGSKFGYTLLWAAVIGCLVKISLAEAAGRWHLATGRTLFDGWHSLGSWTTVYFAGYVVVWGFVYGAAAMSSSALPLAALFPDVMDLKLWAVLCGLAGLVFVWFNRYAVFEKVMTVLVGVMFLVTVYLAIRVTPRLDAAFAGLAPVLPDGSLVYTLGLIGGVGGTITLAAYGYWVNAKGWTNTSWMKVMRLDNRVAYLTTGIFVVSMLIVGAELLHSSGVALAKGDKGLLDLSAVLEEHYGRATAKLFLVGFFATSFTSLIGVWHGVSLMFADFAAKFRPPLVPAGMNPARSLPFRVYLLWLTFPPISLLFLDQPFGLIVVYGVIGALFMPFLALTLLWLLNSSRTPAQWRNGPLSNAMLGAAGLLFVVLCVQQLWELVR from the coding sequence ATGGCGGACACCACGCGGACGGACACCGTGGGGAGCGAAAACCACGCTCCGCGCAAGGCGAGTTGGCGATCCGTCGGCCCCGGAATCGTCGTGGCGGCGACCGGAGTCGGGGCCGGCGACCTCGTGGCCACGCTCCTCGCGGGCAGCAAGTTCGGCTACACACTGCTGTGGGCCGCGGTCATCGGCTGCCTCGTCAAGATCTCGCTCGCCGAGGCGGCCGGCCGCTGGCACCTCGCGACCGGCCGTACCCTCTTCGACGGCTGGCACAGCCTCGGCTCCTGGACCACCGTCTACTTCGCGGGGTACGTCGTCGTCTGGGGCTTCGTCTACGGCGCCGCCGCGATGTCCTCCAGTGCGCTCCCGTTGGCCGCGCTCTTCCCGGACGTCATGGACCTGAAGCTCTGGGCCGTGCTGTGCGGTCTGGCCGGGCTGGTCTTCGTCTGGTTCAACCGGTACGCCGTCTTCGAGAAGGTCATGACCGTCCTGGTCGGCGTGATGTTCCTGGTCACCGTGTATCTCGCGATCCGCGTCACGCCCCGCCTGGACGCGGCCTTCGCCGGCCTCGCGCCCGTGCTGCCGGACGGTTCGCTGGTCTACACGCTCGGGCTGATCGGCGGCGTGGGCGGCACGATCACCCTCGCCGCGTACGGCTACTGGGTGAACGCGAAGGGCTGGACGAACACGAGTTGGATGAAGGTGATGCGGCTCGACAACCGCGTCGCCTACCTCACCACCGGGATCTTCGTGGTGTCCATGCTCATCGTCGGGGCCGAGCTGCTGCACTCGTCCGGCGTGGCCCTGGCCAAGGGTGACAAGGGGCTGCTCGATCTGAGTGCCGTCCTGGAGGAGCACTACGGAAGGGCGACCGCCAAGCTCTTCCTGGTCGGGTTCTTCGCCACGTCCTTCACCTCCCTGATCGGCGTGTGGCACGGAGTGAGCCTGATGTTCGCCGACTTCGCCGCGAAGTTCCGGCCGCCGCTCGTCCCGGCCGGGATGAACCCGGCGAGGTCCCTGCCCTTCCGGGTCTACCTGCTCTGGCTCACCTTCCCGCCCATCAGCCTGCTCTTCCTGGACCAGCCCTTCGGGCTCATCGTGGTGTACGGAGTGATCGGCGCGCTCTTCATGCCCTTCCTCGCCCTGACGCTGCTGTGGCTGCTCAACTCCTCGCGCACACCGGCCCAGTGGCGCAACGGCCCGCTGAGCAACGCGATGCTGGGGGCCGCCGGCCTGTTGTTCGTGGTGCTGTGCGTCCAGCAACTGTGGGAGCTGGTCCGGTAG
- a CDS encoding alpha/beta hydrolase family protein encodes MLWRKLLVPLTSLVLVLTASAGAGAAAAPTGSASEAVVADYGAPGPYATAVEVGVVTTLYYPRDIATSDRRHPVIVWGNGTFAFPVVYRDLLLHWASQGFIVAAANTPQSNLGLSMRAGIDLLTHRNADPASAFHGHVDLEHIGASGHSQGGAAAIVVGADPRIDTILPIQPGPLANINEVHGPALLLAGQEDSIVFPFLVKAFYDAADHIPAVYGELRGADHFTVVGDPGPFAAPTTAWFKAHLMGDQAARAQFFGAGCGICTDSGTWSDVRRNGLVAQ; translated from the coding sequence GTGCTCTGGAGAAAACTGCTCGTACCTCTGACCTCGCTCGTGCTCGTGCTGACTGCCTCCGCCGGCGCGGGTGCGGCAGCGGCGCCCACCGGTTCCGCTTCCGAAGCGGTCGTGGCCGACTACGGCGCTCCCGGCCCCTACGCCACCGCGGTGGAAGTCGGGGTCGTGACCACCCTCTACTACCCGCGCGACATCGCGACCAGCGACCGCCGCCACCCCGTCATCGTGTGGGGAAACGGCACCTTCGCCTTCCCCGTCGTCTACCGCGACCTGCTGCTGCACTGGGCCAGCCAGGGCTTCATCGTCGCCGCCGCCAACACCCCCCAGTCGAACCTCGGCCTCTCCATGCGCGCCGGAATCGATCTGCTCACGCACCGGAACGCCGACCCCGCCAGCGCCTTCCACGGCCACGTCGATCTGGAGCACATCGGCGCGTCCGGCCACTCGCAGGGCGGAGCCGCCGCCATCGTCGTCGGCGCGGACCCGCGCATCGACACCATCCTGCCCATCCAGCCCGGGCCCCTCGCCAACATCAACGAGGTGCACGGACCCGCACTCCTCCTGGCCGGGCAGGAGGACAGCATCGTCTTCCCCTTCCTGGTCAAGGCCTTCTACGACGCCGCCGACCACATCCCGGCCGTCTACGGGGAACTCCGCGGCGCCGACCACTTCACGGTCGTGGGCGACCCCGGCCCGTTCGCCGCGCCCACCACCGCCTGGTTCAAGGCGCACCTGATGGGAGATCAGGCCGCGCGTGCCCAGTTCTTCGGGGCCGGCTGCGGGATCTGTACCGACAGCGGCACCTGGTCCGACGTCCGTCGCAACGGCCTCGTCGCCCAGTGA
- a CDS encoding carboxylesterase/lipase family protein → MDLIATTGQGKVRGRFHNGIATFLGIPYAAPPFGPHRFRAPAPVEPWEGVRDALEYGPTAPKRPYRPPLDRLIPDPSIAGDDCLNLNVWTPSVGEGRLPVMVWIHGGSLRNGSASLPLYDGAAFARDGVVLVSVNYRLGVEGFGVFPDAPANRGLLDQVAALVWVRDNIASFGGDPANVTVCGESAGAISIAALMTSPAASGLLRRAILQSGPPHTVSRREGAKAVRAMARRLRIPATAEAFAGVDRDLLLDAQAAVVDRSGPIGGGPGFHIVADGELVPTDPPLPRADLLLGGNREEYRLWFVPGGTVDRVNRLTLRLALLKFRVPQRVARLYGATRPHAKPGELLGEMATDLLLRGPLNRLADSRPDRTFVYEFAWRSPVMGLGACHALELGFVFDNLRAAEGLTGPDAPQPLADAMHRAWVAFAATGDPGWPGWNADRPVMVFDHPGSGPVLAPRHEELRAWL, encoded by the coding sequence ATGGATCTCATCGCGACCACCGGGCAGGGCAAGGTCCGGGGCCGTTTCCACAACGGGATCGCCACCTTCCTCGGCATCCCGTACGCCGCTCCGCCCTTCGGTCCCCACCGCTTCCGCGCTCCCGCCCCGGTCGAGCCCTGGGAAGGGGTGCGAGACGCGCTGGAGTACGGGCCCACCGCCCCCAAGCGTCCCTACCGTCCGCCCCTCGACCGGCTGATACCCGACCCCTCCATCGCCGGGGACGACTGTCTCAACCTCAACGTCTGGACGCCGTCCGTCGGCGAGGGCCGGCTGCCGGTCATGGTCTGGATCCACGGTGGTTCCCTGCGCAACGGCTCGGCGAGCCTGCCGCTCTACGACGGGGCCGCCTTCGCCCGCGACGGAGTGGTCCTCGTCTCCGTCAACTACCGGCTCGGCGTCGAGGGGTTCGGGGTCTTCCCCGACGCCCCCGCCAACCGGGGCCTCCTCGACCAGGTCGCGGCCCTGGTCTGGGTCCGCGACAACATCGCCTCCTTCGGCGGGGACCCGGCGAACGTCACCGTGTGCGGGGAGTCCGCCGGGGCGATCAGCATCGCGGCCCTCATGACCAGCCCCGCCGCGTCCGGGCTGCTGCGCCGGGCGATCCTGCAGAGCGGCCCGCCGCACACGGTGTCGCGCCGCGAGGGCGCGAAGGCCGTGCGGGCGATGGCGAGGAGACTGCGGATCCCGGCCACCGCCGAGGCGTTCGCGGGCGTGGACCGTGACCTGCTGCTGGACGCGCAGGCAGCGGTGGTCGACCGGTCGGGCCCCATCGGCGGCGGTCCCGGGTTCCACATCGTGGCCGACGGCGAGCTCGTACCCACCGACCCGCCCCTTCCCCGGGCCGACCTTCTGCTGGGCGGCAACCGGGAGGAGTACCGGCTGTGGTTCGTACCCGGCGGCACCGTGGACCGCGTCAACAGGCTCACCCTGCGGCTCGCCCTGCTCAAGTTCCGTGTCCCGCAGCGGGTGGCACGGCTGTACGGAGCCACCCGGCCGCACGCCAAACCCGGCGAGCTCCTCGGGGAGATGGCCACCGACCTGCTCCTGCGGGGGCCCCTCAACCGCCTGGCCGACTCCCGGCCCGACCGCACCTTCGTCTACGAGTTCGCCTGGCGCTCGCCCGTGATGGGGCTCGGCGCGTGCCACGCGCTGGAACTCGGCTTCGTCTTCGACAACCTGCGCGCCGCGGAGGGCCTGACCGGGCCGGACGCCCCCCAGCCACTGGCGGACGCCATGCACCGCGCCTGGGTCGCCTTCGCCGCCACGGGAGACCCGGGCTGGCCGGGCTGGAACGCGGACCGGCCCGTCATGGTCTTCGACCACCCCGGCTCCGGCCCGGTCCTCGCGCCCCGGCACGAGGAACTCCGCGCCTGGCTGTGA
- a CDS encoding PucR family transcriptional regulator, producing the protein MSDLHARMAARVGDLTTVVVARCAAEAPFYGALPRATLQGEVARSIEAVHALLLRALRDGGGGPMGPGDLTRLIEWSARRAEERVPLEAVITAYLIGAEVWWQTLTEVAEPGELAGAGGRLLGCLHAALPAVVLAHQNAQEDLHSEDKRVRRALLGALLAGRPYEELADVARVSVVGDHEVVAFAFESDPPTRLVQSSLDAFTGIPVLMDHVSWTALLPGGADVPGLVARLEKDVGQSVRAAAARSAVPAAVPAAAQEAGRVLDLVLRLGRPPGCYRLDDVLLEHQIARPGDGLVRLAAKLDPLEEHPFLLRTLRVFVEHGLNRRRTASDLCVHRNTLDYRLQRVSTLTGLDLAVPAQARLIQAALVARDLAGPADHRGIAG; encoded by the coding sequence ATGTCGGACCTGCACGCCCGGATGGCCGCACGCGTCGGTGACCTCACCACCGTCGTGGTCGCGCGCTGCGCGGCGGAGGCGCCGTTCTACGGGGCGCTGCCCCGCGCCACCCTCCAGGGCGAGGTCGCGCGGTCCATCGAGGCGGTGCACGCGCTGCTGCTCAGGGCACTGCGTGACGGGGGCGGGGGGCCGATGGGTCCGGGCGACCTGACCCGGCTCATCGAGTGGTCGGCGCGCCGGGCCGAGGAGCGCGTCCCCCTCGAAGCGGTGATCACCGCGTACCTGATCGGCGCCGAGGTGTGGTGGCAGACGCTGACCGAGGTCGCGGAGCCAGGCGAGCTGGCCGGAGCGGGCGGCAGGCTCCTCGGCTGCCTGCACGCCGCCCTGCCCGCGGTGGTCCTCGCCCACCAGAACGCCCAGGAGGACCTCCACAGCGAGGACAAGCGGGTACGCCGGGCCCTGCTCGGCGCCCTGCTGGCGGGACGGCCGTACGAGGAGCTGGCCGACGTGGCACGGGTGTCGGTGGTGGGCGACCACGAGGTGGTCGCCTTCGCGTTCGAGTCAGACCCGCCGACGAGACTGGTGCAGTCCTCGCTCGACGCCTTCACCGGGATCCCCGTGCTGATGGACCACGTCTCCTGGACCGCCCTGCTGCCGGGCGGCGCCGACGTGCCCGGCCTGGTGGCCCGGCTGGAGAAGGACGTGGGGCAGAGCGTGCGCGCCGCCGCCGCCCGCTCCGCCGTCCCGGCCGCGGTTCCGGCGGCGGCCCAGGAGGCCGGCCGCGTACTGGACCTCGTACTGCGCCTGGGACGGCCGCCCGGGTGCTACCGCCTGGACGACGTGCTGCTGGAGCACCAGATCGCGCGCCCCGGGGACGGCCTCGTACGGCTGGCGGCCAAGCTCGACCCCTTGGAGGAGCACCCCTTCCTGCTGCGGACGCTGCGCGTGTTCGTGGAGCACGGGCTCAACCGCCGCCGGACGGCGTCGGATCTGTGCGTGCACCGCAACACCCTTGACTACCGGCTGCAGCGAGTGAGCACGCTGACCGGCCTCGACCTCGCGGTTCCCGCACAGGCCCGGCTGATCCAGGCAGCGCTCGTCGCCAGGGACCTGGCCGGGCCCGCGGATCATCGTGGCATCGCCGGATGA
- a CDS encoding PucR family transcriptional regulator — protein MNDEERTLRRHLATALLADIGRLTDALTADIRAHSPFYASGRTVSPADLRVTCRRNVELALNDFGELPSGGRHIEAAATETGRLRAEQGVPLATVLQAYRRGGRVIWQGLADRMRDRPPAQQRMLGDIAGALWETIDRFSSAMADAYGLTTVELQHREDSRRGSLFEALLDGRGSDPAVAAAAATALGVPSHDLYAVVVVAQNPASPAEPGPALEAAGLWSFWRPRTEVLAGLVRLGSTAPEELTRILRGAVRCAAGISPPFEELTTADRGLRLAGRALATLPPGTGQVAALDDRLVHAVLCADPEIAQRTVGRYLDGVLSSGSERAVLLETLRVWLDEGCSASRTAERLYCHRNTVRGRIGRIAELTGWSAESGEARLGWALALRALGGAAA, from the coding sequence ATGAACGACGAGGAGCGGACGCTGCGTCGGCACCTTGCGACGGCTCTGCTCGCGGACATCGGCCGCCTCACCGATGCCCTGACCGCCGACATCCGCGCGCACAGCCCCTTCTACGCGTCCGGCCGGACCGTCTCCCCTGCGGATCTGCGGGTGACCTGCCGCCGTAACGTGGAACTGGCGCTCAACGACTTCGGCGAGCTGCCGTCCGGCGGCCGCCACATCGAGGCCGCTGCCACCGAGACCGGACGGCTGCGCGCCGAGCAGGGCGTCCCGCTGGCCACCGTGCTCCAGGCGTACCGGCGCGGCGGCCGGGTCATCTGGCAGGGGCTGGCGGACCGGATGCGCGACCGGCCACCGGCGCAGCAGCGGATGCTCGGCGACATCGCCGGCGCCCTCTGGGAGACCATCGACCGGTTCTCGTCGGCCATGGCCGACGCGTACGGGCTCACCACCGTGGAGCTGCAGCACCGGGAGGACTCCCGGCGCGGATCCCTCTTCGAAGCGTTGCTCGACGGGCGCGGCAGCGACCCGGCGGTGGCCGCCGCCGCGGCCACTGCCCTCGGGGTGCCGTCGCACGACCTGTACGCCGTGGTCGTCGTCGCCCAGAACCCGGCGTCTCCGGCCGAGCCGGGGCCCGCGCTGGAAGCCGCTGGGCTGTGGTCGTTCTGGCGGCCGCGTACGGAGGTCCTCGCCGGTCTGGTGCGGCTCGGCTCCACCGCGCCCGAGGAGTTGACGCGGATCCTCCGGGGGGCGGTGCGCTGCGCGGCGGGGATTTCGCCGCCGTTCGAGGAGCTGACCACGGCCGATCGGGGGCTGCGGCTGGCGGGGCGTGCGCTCGCGACCCTCCCGCCGGGCACCGGGCAGGTCGCGGCGCTCGACGACCGGCTGGTGCACGCCGTGCTCTGCGCCGACCCGGAGATCGCTCAGCGAACGGTGGGGCGCTATCTCGACGGTGTGCTGAGCAGCGGTTCCGAGCGGGCGGTGCTGCTGGAGACGCTGCGCGTCTGGCTCGACGAGGGCTGCTCGGCCTCCCGCACCGCCGAGCGGCTCTACTGCCACCGCAATACGGTGCGGGGCCGCATCGGACGCATCGCCGAACTGACCGGCTGGTCGGCGGAATCCGGCGAGGCCCGGCTGGGCTGGGCTCTCGCGCTGCGGGCGCTGGGCGGAGCAGCGGCCTGA
- a CDS encoding dihydrolipoyl dehydrogenase family protein, giving the protein MSEAVEYDVVVLGGGPAGENVVDRTRAAGLSTALVESELVGGECSYWACIPSKALLRPALARADARRVPGLAGAVAGPLDAEAVFAHRDYWTGSWKDDGQIDWLESVGAHVYRGHGRLYGVRKVAVTSPEGEHHVLSARHAVVVATGTRAVIPELPGMEDARPWTSREATSAQAAPGRLLIVGGSVVAAEMATAWQALGSQVTLLVRGSGLLPRMEPFAGELVAEALRGAGAVVRTGVAVESVVRDGSTGPVTVVLEGGETLEGDELLVATGRSPRTEDIGLDTVGLTPGGWIAVDDSCRVPGIDWLYAVGDVNHRALLTHQGKYQARTAGAVIAARAAGNAALDTGRWGAHAATADTQALPQAVFTDPEAASVGLTLAEAERAGHRVRAVDHDLGKVSGAGLYADGYRGRARMVVDLDREILLGVTFVGPGAAELLHAATIAVAGEVPIERLWHAVPAFPTISEIWLRLLEGYRG; this is encoded by the coding sequence ATGTCGGAAGCGGTGGAATACGACGTAGTGGTCCTCGGCGGGGGGCCGGCCGGCGAGAACGTGGTCGACCGGACCCGCGCCGCCGGGCTGAGCACGGCGCTGGTCGAGAGCGAGTTGGTGGGCGGCGAGTGCTCGTACTGGGCCTGCATCCCCAGCAAGGCGCTGCTCCGCCCGGCGCTGGCCCGGGCGGACGCGCGGCGGGTGCCCGGTCTGGCGGGCGCCGTGGCCGGTCCGCTGGACGCGGAAGCGGTCTTCGCGCATCGCGACTACTGGACCGGGAGCTGGAAGGACGACGGCCAGATCGACTGGCTGGAGTCGGTCGGCGCCCACGTGTACCGGGGCCACGGCCGGCTGTACGGAGTCCGCAAGGTCGCCGTCACCAGCCCGGAGGGGGAGCACCACGTGCTCTCCGCGCGGCACGCGGTCGTCGTCGCGACCGGTACCCGGGCCGTGATCCCGGAACTGCCGGGCATGGAGGACGCCCGGCCGTGGACCAGCCGCGAGGCCACGTCGGCGCAGGCGGCGCCGGGCCGGCTGCTGATCGTCGGCGGATCGGTGGTGGCCGCGGAGATGGCCACGGCCTGGCAGGCGCTCGGCTCCCAGGTGACCCTGCTCGTACGGGGCTCCGGGCTGCTGCCGCGCATGGAGCCCTTCGCCGGGGAACTGGTCGCCGAGGCGCTGCGCGGGGCGGGCGCGGTGGTCCGTACGGGCGTGGCCGTCGAGTCCGTCGTAAGGGACGGCTCGACCGGGCCCGTCACCGTGGTGCTCGAAGGCGGCGAGACGCTGGAGGGCGACGAACTGCTGGTGGCGACGGGGCGCTCCCCGCGCACCGAGGACATCGGACTGGACACCGTCGGGCTCACCCCGGGCGGGTGGATCGCGGTGGACGACAGCTGCCGGGTCCCGGGGATCGACTGGCTGTACGCGGTCGGCGACGTCAATCACCGGGCGCTGCTCACCCATCAGGGCAAGTACCAGGCCCGGACCGCGGGCGCCGTCATCGCCGCGCGAGCCGCGGGCAACGCCGCACTGGACACCGGCCGTTGGGGCGCACACGCGGCGACCGCCGATACGCAGGCCCTCCCGCAGGCCGTGTTCACCGACCCGGAGGCCGCATCGGTGGGCCTGACCCTCGCGGAGGCGGAGCGCGCCGGCCACCGGGTCCGGGCCGTGGACCACGACCTCGGCAAGGTCTCCGGCGCGGGCCTGTACGCCGACGGCTACCGGGGCCGGGCCCGCATGGTGGTGGACCTGGACCGCGAGATCCTGCTCGGCGTCACCTTCGTCGGCCCGGGCGCGGCCGAGCTCCTGCACGCGGCGACGATCGCGGTCGCGGGCGAGGTCCCCATCGAGCGCCTGTGGCACGCGGTCCCGGCCTTCCCGACGATCAGCGAGATCTGGCTGCGGCTGCTGGAGGGGTACCGCGGTTGA
- a CDS encoding DUF6907 domain-containing protein encodes MTALRTVTVPTLDAGPVTLPEPSWCAGHPNDPTGYRVDLHHSAPVPVPEGLIGLDAELVEFPFGQRPVPLSVYVELVAPGATLDPDGLRDFAAGLAARAALLVEFADRLATLRAGGAW; translated from the coding sequence GTGACCGCGCTCCGCACCGTCACGGTGCCCACCCTCGACGCCGGACCGGTCACCCTCCCCGAGCCGTCCTGGTGCGCCGGCCACCCGAACGACCCCACCGGCTACCGGGTAGACCTGCACCACTCCGCGCCGGTACCCGTGCCCGAGGGGCTCATCGGCCTGGACGCCGAGCTCGTCGAGTTCCCCTTCGGCCAGCGCCCCGTGCCGCTCAGCGTCTACGTCGAGCTCGTCGCGCCCGGCGCGACGCTGGACCCGGACGGCCTGCGGGACTTCGCCGCGGGCCTGGCCGCGCGGGCGGCGCTGCTCGTCGAGTTCGCCGACCGGCTGGCCACGCTCCGCGCCGGGGGTGCCTGGTGA
- a CDS encoding DUF6879 family protein, whose product MPLNVPSWPDLLGAAEHSVVHLETRDAYAVDYETGPFADWRAGHRHDPADQAAWWRPWLDLIGSTVARGVTVRRARIVSEPVSEYTRFLYDGTFTNVTAGEDVRWLPRRQASDIALPGNDFWLIDGRLVRWNHFSGEGVSAGGEMSEDPAAAKLCADAFEAVWARAIPHSSFEIR is encoded by the coding sequence ATGCCCTTGAACGTCCCTAGCTGGCCCGACCTCCTCGGCGCCGCCGAGCACTCGGTCGTCCACCTGGAGACCCGCGATGCCTACGCGGTCGACTACGAGACCGGCCCGTTCGCGGACTGGCGCGCCGGACACCGCCACGACCCTGCCGACCAGGCAGCGTGGTGGCGGCCCTGGCTCGACCTCATCGGCTCCACCGTCGCCCGCGGGGTCACCGTGCGCCGGGCCCGCATCGTCTCCGAGCCGGTCAGCGAGTACACCCGCTTCCTGTACGACGGGACGTTCACGAACGTCACCGCCGGCGAGGACGTGCGGTGGCTTCCACGGCGCCAGGCGAGCGACATCGCGCTCCCGGGCAACGACTTCTGGCTCATCGATGGGCGCCTCGTCCGCTGGAATCACTTTTCCGGCGAAGGGGTGTCCGCTGGCGGCGAGATGAGCGAGGACCCGGCCGCGGCGAAGCTCTGCGCGGACGCCTTCGAGGCCGTATGGGCTAGGGCGATTCCGCACTCCAGCTTCGAGATCAGGTAG